One Trichormus variabilis 0441 genomic window, TGTTCTGCCATCATAAGGTATACCAAAAACTATAACTGGGCGTTGAGACGAGATTGGTTGCAGTTTTGGCCCCAGTTCATCGAAAGCATCTAACATTCCCGCTAACTCTTCTCCCGTTGGGCGCTTAATCCGGTGAGCGATCAAAAATGCGCCTATCTGGGCTGGTGTAGCTTCACCCAAAAACATCATCTTAGTGGCGGTGGCGGCTTCAACACGGTTTAAACTTTCTCCCGTATGGTTCCCACTCCCTACTTTTTTCAGCAGATCCCTGAATACAATACTCATAAAAGTCATTAGTCAATGGTCAATAGTCAATAGTCATTCGTCATTGGTCATTCGTTGTGTTGTTGCTTTGGACTGTGGACTTTTGACTGTGAACTATGAACTATTGACTAATCCTATACCTTATATAGGAATCCGATTAGATTTGTGTTAGCGCAGCCTTTCCTGCGGAACGCTACCGCGTTCGCCAAAGGCGTTCTCGCAGAGTACCCGCAGGGTATGAGGGAATTTTGTTGGCGTACCCCTTCGGGGAAGCAAGCTACGCGGTAGCGTCTCGTAGAGAAGCCTTCCCGTAGGGTATTTTGAATTTTGAATTGGTACTACGATGCCGATCGCTGCCGCTCAACTACTGGCGGAATATTTTCTCTCACTAGTTGCCAAAAATGTTTGATAGGAGGAATTTGTAGACGGTCTTGAGTTGTGACCATAACTACTCGACGCGTTAAGCCAGAATTTTCCGGTAATGCACTATTAGCTAGGGGACGCACTGCTAAGGTGGGGTCAAGGCGCGCTTCTACTAATGCGGAAGTAGGAAGCAAAGCAATTAATTCCCCTTGGCGCACAACTCCTCGGAACGCATCTAGGGTGTTGACTTCTAAAGCCGCTTGTAGGGTGGCTTCCAATCGCTCAAATTTTTCCTGCACTAGGCGTTGCATCCCATAGCCATCTTTAAAAACCACCTGGGGATAACGTACCAACTCCGACCAAGGGACGCGCTCATATTCCGCTAAGGGATGATTGGCTGCGGTTAAGAGTTCTATCGGTTCATCATAAAGGACTTCCACCACCATATCCCTACCAGTGGTGAGGAAGCGATTATTCATGACAATTGCCAAATCTACCAAGCCATCTTTGAGGACTTTGAGTGCGCGATCGCTACCTAAGGATGTTACCCGTAATTGTACTTCTGGATAATCACGGCAAAATTTTTGTAACACTGGTGGTAAATAAGAACCACATAGGGAATGAATCGCCGCAATACACAATTCTGGCTGCTTACCGGCGATTAAATCTCCTAACTCCTGTGTAGCAGTTTCCCACTCCAGGCAAATTTTGCGGGCGCGCGGTAACAAACGCTCACCACCCAAGGTTAGCTTGGCATGATTTGTTCTGTGAAACAGTTCTAAACCCAAATCAGCTTCTAATGACTGGATTTGACGACTAATTGTCGATTGGGTGACACCACATTTACCAGCAGCTTTTTGAAAGCTGCCAGTTTCCGCGATCGCCAAAAAAGCTTGCAACTGCTCTAGTCGCATTTGTATGTAGCCTGAATTACATTTATCGCACTAATTTAAGTTAGCGGATTTTGTTCCCCAATTTGGTAGATTCTGCTACATATTTGGTCAATAGTTACCTTCCCTTATGTTCCTCATCTCCCTTAAGGGACTTCCAGATAAAAAATGTCCCAATGTAGGGTGCGTCAGTATGAATAATTTCTTGGTACAGCTAGGTTTTCTCGTACTGACGCACCCTACTAACTTGCGGTTAGCGGCGAGAGAATGTCAATTTTTTTAAAAGGTAAAAGTAGTTCGCAGTACACCTACAGTTGTCGTTTCATTTCGGCTGTCACCTTCTGGGTTAAACAAAATAAATGCACCAGGAGTAATACTGATGTTATCGCTGACCCTGACGCGATAATATGCTTCTAAATGGTAAGGCGTAGCGCGATTTGAACCAAGTACAGCCGCACCGCTAGCATCAGTACGGTAAAGTGGCTGACCAAAAATAATCCCTCCATTATTCCCAGATTTGAATAAATCTTTGAAGTGAACTCCCGCCATCCAACTTGTAAAAGTGGTGGAAGCATCAACGTTATTAGCAGAATCATCAACAAACAGTGCTGCACCATAGCCGGACAAGGCTACTTTAGGAGAAAATCGCCATGTTACAGTACCCCCAAAAGAGTTGAGTTTCACTGGTGTGCCAGGAGAAACACCAGATAAAGCACCGATGTCACCGCTAATTAATCCTGTACCTAAAATATTAATTTCGTGGTAGCTGTTGGCATAGTTTAGACCAATATCAATGTCACGGCTGGGCTTGAAGGTTAACTGTGCAGCAATAACGCTACTACCACTAAAGAACCCTGCACCTAAAGGTGTAGTAGATACTCCTGGTAGCGCTTCAGTTGGAGATTTTTGAGGAAGGTTGGCATTAACACTGCCATATAAAGCTCGGAAATCCAAATTTGGGGAAATGCTATAAATAAATCCCGCCGCCGATGCTAAACCAGAACCAGAAGTTCCACCAGAAACTCGTACTACTGGATTCAAACCTGCAAAACGAGAAATTGATTCTTGTCCCTCGCCGTAAAAAGGTGTAATTGCAGGGAAAGCATCTGATGTTTCCGCCGCAGTTCCCACAAATAAAGTCAATTTATCAGCGACGGGAAAAATATACAACAACTTGTAAAGCTCTAAACTATTCGCCCCAACGCTGGACAAATTCTTGACATTAAGACCAGGAAACTGTGGTTCAAAACTAGTACGAGCGCTACTAGAACTTAGTATGGGCGAACCTAGTCCTAAGCTATTTTGCACACTACCTTCGCCCGTAGCTCCACCTAAAAAGTTGTAAGCTTGCAGACCAGTAATTAATAAATCTTTGCCTGTAAAGCTAGTAGTCAGATTTAACCGCACTCTATTGACGAGAATGAGATTAGAATCATTGCTTCCAGGAGCGCCGCCTGTCGCACCAATAGCGGCAATAATTGCTTCACCATTGAGTTTGGTGGTAGTAGAAAACTGATTTGCTTCTAGTTCTGTGGTACGCGCTTCTAGGGCATCTACTCGACCCCGCAAGGTTGCCAATTCCGCCGCAAATTGTTCTTGCAGTTTTTGCAGGGTTGCTAAATCTTCTTTTTTGACTAAATCAGCAGTTGCTGTAGCAATTAATTCGTTGATTCTATCAAGACACGCATTTAAGCCAGCCGCAAATTCATAGCGAGTCATCGCCCGATTACCACGGTAGGTAAGATTGGGATAACCCGCTATACAACCATAGCGCTCCACCAAGGATTGTAATGCGCCAAATGCCCAATCAGTAGGTTGTACATCAGATAATTGGGATACAGATGTGACTTGGGCCAATTGGTCTGATGGTGGAGATGAATTTGTGGATTCTTGTATGATTAATGGTAAAGAATTAATAGTGTTATCTGAGTCTAAATTTTCACTTTTTTGTGGTTGATTACTTGAGGTTAAATCTTTTTGGGTTAATTCCTGAGATACAAGAGAATCAATATTTTTATGGTTGATATTATTTTGAGCAATTTCGAGATTTTTATCTGAATTATTTAAATTGGTAATGGCTTGTACAGGAAATAATCCACAAAATAACCATAAAAAACCTGCTCCACCAGCAGAGGCTAGTAGATATTTTGCCATGATAACTCCTAAGATATT contains:
- a CDS encoding LysR family transcriptional regulator produces the protein MRLEQLQAFLAIAETGSFQKAAGKCGVTQSTISRQIQSLEADLGLELFHRTNHAKLTLGGERLLPRARKICLEWETATQELGDLIAGKQPELCIAAIHSLCGSYLPPVLQKFCRDYPEVQLRVTSLGSDRALKVLKDGLVDLAIVMNNRFLTTGRDMVVEVLYDEPIELLTAANHPLAEYERVPWSELVRYPQVVFKDGYGMQRLVQEKFERLEATLQAALEVNTLDAFRGVVRQGELIALLPTSALVEARLDPTLAVRPLANSALPENSGLTRRVVMVTTQDRLQIPPIKHFWQLVRENIPPVVERQRSAS
- a CDS encoding iron uptake porin, translated to MAKYLLASAGGAGFLWLFCGLFPVQAITNLNNSDKNLEIAQNNINHKNIDSLVSQELTQKDLTSSNQPQKSENLDSDNTINSLPLIIQESTNSSPPSDQLAQVTSVSQLSDVQPTDWAFGALQSLVERYGCIAGYPNLTYRGNRAMTRYEFAAGLNACLDRINELIATATADLVKKEDLATLQKLQEQFAAELATLRGRVDALEARTTELEANQFSTTTKLNGEAIIAAIGATGGAPGSNDSNLILVNRVRLNLTTSFTGKDLLITGLQAYNFLGGATGEGSVQNSLGLGSPILSSSSARTSFEPQFPGLNVKNLSSVGANSLELYKLLYIFPVADKLTLFVGTAAETSDAFPAITPFYGEGQESISRFAGLNPVVRVSGGTSGSGLASAAGFIYSISPNLDFRALYGSVNANLPQKSPTEALPGVSTTPLGAGFFSGSSVIAAQLTFKPSRDIDIGLNYANSYHEINILGTGLISGDIGALSGVSPGTPVKLNSFGGTVTWRFSPKVALSGYGAALFVDDSANNVDASTTFTSWMAGVHFKDLFKSGNNGGIIFGQPLYRTDASGAAVLGSNRATPYHLEAYYRVRVSDNISITPGAFILFNPEGDSRNETTTVGVLRTTFTF